The proteins below are encoded in one region of Dromaius novaehollandiae isolate bDroNov1 chromosome 9, bDroNov1.hap1, whole genome shotgun sequence:
- the TM4SF1 gene encoding transmembrane 4 L6 family member 1, whose amino-acid sequence MCFGRCARCVGYKLLILALLSIVANILLYFPNGETRFASEHHLSKYVECLHGILGGGFLVLIPAAVFIGLHDDCCGCAGREDCGKSCVMLSSVLAAFVGILGSGYCIIISALGLSQGPYCFTAVERNWIYPFTESSGGYLLEYNKWSHCQEPRNIVQWNVTLFSILLVLGGIEFILCSIQIINGILGGICGLCCGHEETYVC is encoded by the exons ATGTGTTTTGGAAGGTGTGCTAGGTGTGTTGGGTACAAGTTGCTCATCCTTGCCTTGCTCAGCATTGTGGCcaacattttactttattttcccaATGGTGAAACAAGATTTGCTTCAGAGCATCATCTCAGCAAATATGTGGAATGCCTTCATGGCATTCTAGGTGGAGGTTTTTTG GTTCTCATTCCGGCCGCCGTGTTCATTGGGCTCCACGACGACTGCTGTGGGTGCGCTGGCCGGGAGGACTGTGGGAAAAGTTGCGTG ATGCTGTCCTCGGTTCTGGCAGCCTTTGTTGGGATCCTTGGTTCTGGCTACTGCATCATCATTTCAGCCCTGGGCTTATCCCAGGGACCGTACTGCTTCACTGCTGTAGAAAGAAACTGGATCTATCCTTTCACTGAATCCTCGGGAGG GTACTTGCTTGAGTATAACAAGTGGTCTCATTGTCAAGAACCGCGAAACATCGTACAGTGGAATGTCACCCTCTTTTCCATTCTGCTTGTCTTGGGAGGAATAGAGTTCATTCTGTGCTCCATACAGATAATCAATGGCATTCTTGGAGGAATATGTGGGCTGTGCTGTGGTCACGAGGAG